A window of Bacteroidota bacterium contains these coding sequences:
- a CDS encoding sugar ABC transporter permease yields MLEAKPITAGLEVQERAAEDAAPVKTREARQRTFFLWGLLGPTVLIVLAVVAYPFVYNVVLSLSNMNIVHIRDWEVIGLQQYASVLAEPAVWAVFFKTVVWTLVNIVFHVGLGVWLAVILNKAFIVGKPAWRVLLILPWALPQYITALTWRGMFNYEYGAVNLIAGVFGAEPVAWLTSPLEAFVAVILTNIWLGFPFMMVVALGGLQSIPGELYEAADVDGASEWTKFWQITAPLLRPVMIPAITLGIVWTFNNINVVWLVSNGGEPNDQTHILVSYVYEAAFSMYRFGWAAALSMVIFGILFLFTQVFLKRTNATEAAY; encoded by the coding sequence ATGCTCGAAGCGAAACCCATAACAGCCGGACTAGAGGTGCAGGAGCGCGCCGCGGAAGACGCTGCGCCCGTCAAGACGCGGGAAGCGCGGCAGCGGACCTTCTTCCTCTGGGGCCTCCTCGGGCCGACGGTCCTGATCGTCCTCGCGGTCGTGGCGTACCCGTTCGTCTACAACGTGGTGCTGTCGCTCTCGAACATGAACATCGTCCACATCCGCGACTGGGAGGTGATCGGGCTCCAGCAGTACGCCTCGGTGCTCGCCGAACCGGCGGTGTGGGCGGTGTTCTTCAAGACGGTTGTCTGGACGCTCGTCAACATCGTCTTCCACGTCGGCCTTGGGGTGTGGCTGGCGGTGATCTTGAACAAGGCGTTCATCGTCGGCAAGCCCGCGTGGCGGGTGCTGCTGATTCTGCCGTGGGCGCTGCCGCAGTACATCACGGCGCTGACGTGGCGCGGCATGTTCAACTACGAGTACGGCGCGGTCAACCTCATTGCAGGCGTCTTCGGTGCCGAGCCGGTGGCGTGGCTGACGAGCCCGCTTGAGGCGTTCGTAGCGGTTATCCTTACCAACATCTGGCTCGGCTTCCCGTTCATGATGGTCGTCGCGCTCGGCGGCTTGCAGTCGATTCCGGGCGAGCTCTACGAGGCGGCCGACGTAGACGGGGCGAGCGAGTGGACTAAGTTCTGGCAGATCACGGCCCCCCTCCTCCGGCCCGTGATGATCCCCGCGATCACGCTCGGCATCGTGTGGACGTTCAACAACATCAACGTCGTCTGGCTGGTCTCCAACGGCGGCGAGCCGAACGACCAGACCCACATCCTCGTCAGCTACGTCTACGAGGCGGCGTTCTCGATGTACCGCTTCGGCTGGGCGGCGGCGCTCTCGATGGTCATCTTCGGCATCCTGTTTCTCTTCACCCAAGTCTTCCTCAAGAGGACGAACGCGACGGAAGCCGCCTACTAG
- a CDS encoding dienelactone hydrolase family protein, which translates to MPPSDPHADQPVLASGTPLGDAHAAVVLLHGRGASAQNILMLASEFGRGDLAYLAPQAAGSSWYPYSFLAPLSQNEPKLSSALQVVGRMLDELEAGGVPPEHVVLAGFSQGACLASEYVARNTRRYGGVAVLSGGLIGREQLRGADPPADKRLDYEGDLAGTPVFLGCSDVDPHIPLVRVEDSADALGRLGAEVTLQVYPGMGHTVNDDKIEYVRRLLNRLHPTVH; encoded by the coding sequence ATGCCCCCGTCCGACCCCCACGCCGACCAGCCCGTCCTCGCATCCGGCACCCCGCTCGGCGACGCGCACGCCGCGGTGGTCCTCCTGCATGGACGCGGTGCCTCGGCGCAGAACATCCTCATGCTCGCCTCGGAGTTCGGGCGCGGCGACCTAGCCTACCTTGCTCCGCAGGCAGCAGGAAGCTCGTGGTACCCATACTCATTCCTCGCCCCGCTCAGTCAGAACGAGCCGAAGCTCTCGTCGGCGCTGCAGGTCGTCGGGCGGATGCTGGACGAACTGGAGGCCGGAGGCGTGCCGCCGGAGCACGTTGTGCTGGCCGGGTTCTCGCAGGGCGCGTGCCTCGCCAGCGAGTACGTCGCCCGCAACACCCGACGGTACGGCGGGGTCGCCGTGCTCAGCGGCGGGCTGATCGGCCGGGAGCAGCTTCGCGGGGCGGACCCGCCCGCGGACAAGCGCCTCGACTACGAGGGCGACCTCGCCGGCACGCCTGTCTTCCTCGGGTGCTCCGACGTGGACCCTCATATCCCGCTCGTCCGCGTCGAGGACTCGGCCGATGCACTCGGACGCCTCGGGGCTGAGGTGACGCTCCAGGTCTATCCTGGCATGGGGCACACGGTCAACGATGACAAGATCGAGTACGTCCGTCGCCTGCTGAATCGCCTCCACCCTACTGTTCACTGA
- a CDS encoding glycoside hydrolase family 31 protein, whose product MTEVSAAPSRLLFRCGDTATRLTLLADGLLRVDLSPTGAFGDGFSYALDPNADWPGPNVLAMSEEAATLRTGAMEVRVDRATGCVSVLTLDGQAVLEDAAAPSWSRDGIRLSKRLREHERLLGLGDKTAGIDRRGGRYEHWNTDAFAFQRGTDPVYKSIPFVLGIATEETPSGDDRALAYGLFVDTPRRSFFDLGAHDPACLRVEAETDRLTYYVFHAATPVEIVQQFTRLTGRPPMWPKWALGYHQCRYSYKTESEIRAVARGFRERGIPCDSLYFDIHYMDGYRVFTWDRDAFPDPAGLIGSLHDEDFHTIVMVDPGIKADDPDYAVAQDGIERDMFCRMPDGSLATGPVWPGPCYFPDYTRPEARAWWGTLHRDLVEMGVDGVWNDMNEPAVFDPDKEGEGDVEEDALTLPDEMRHSYEGRGADHATMHNVYGMQMVRSTYEGLARLRPERRPFVITRAAYPGTQRYATGWTGDNSSTWDHLLLALQQCLSLNASGFAFAGADVGGFVGAPSGELLARWTQLGALTPLFRNHSGLDTPPQEPWALGPETERVCREAIELRYRLLPYLYTVLHQAASDALPILRPLALMHPGDVAIRLENPAGFYVGDRLLAYPVLNQGQAHTDVYLPVTPGGWFDFWTGARHEGGQTLRVETPLDVLPLWVCAGSVLPLGPVRQHTGGTFDTLTLRVYPTRGAFSDVLYDDAGDGWDFERGGFYRCTFHGTCDDEGVRITSGTEGTFPAPWTRWAVEVFGVTPVEVLADGEPVEFEHDEVCTRFTVRPSQSFTVRT is encoded by the coding sequence GTGACTGAGGTTTCGGCGGCTCCAAGCAGACTCCTGTTCCGCTGCGGAGACACGGCAACGCGCCTGACCCTGCTCGCCGACGGCCTACTCCGCGTTGACCTCTCCCCGACGGGTGCCTTCGGTGACGGGTTCTCGTATGCGCTCGACCCCAACGCCGACTGGCCCGGTCCGAACGTGCTGGCGATGAGCGAGGAGGCTGCCACGCTTCGCACGGGGGCGATGGAAGTCCGCGTGGACCGGGCGACGGGCTGCGTCAGTGTGCTCACTCTGGACGGGCAGGCGGTGCTGGAGGACGCGGCAGCCCCGTCGTGGAGCCGCGACGGCATCAGGCTCAGCAAGCGGCTCCGGGAGCACGAGCGCCTCCTCGGGCTCGGCGACAAGACGGCAGGCATCGACCGGCGCGGCGGGCGCTACGAGCACTGGAACACCGACGCCTTCGCTTTCCAGCGCGGCACCGACCCGGTCTACAAAAGCATCCCTTTCGTCCTCGGCATTGCGACCGAGGAGACGCCCAGCGGCGACGACCGCGCCCTCGCCTATGGCCTGTTCGTGGACACGCCTCGCCGGTCCTTCTTCGACCTCGGCGCGCACGACCCAGCGTGCCTGCGCGTCGAAGCCGAGACCGACCGCCTGACCTACTACGTCTTCCACGCGGCGACGCCGGTCGAGATCGTGCAGCAGTTCACGCGGCTGACCGGCCGCCCGCCGATGTGGCCGAAGTGGGCACTCGGCTACCACCAGTGCCGCTACTCGTACAAGACCGAATCCGAGATCCGTGCCGTCGCCCGGGGCTTCCGCGAGCGGGGCATTCCGTGCGACTCGCTGTACTTCGACATCCACTACATGGACGGCTACCGCGTCTTCACCTGGGACCGCGACGCCTTCCCCGACCCGGCTGGCCTGATCGGCAGCCTCCACGACGAGGACTTCCACACCATCGTGATGGTCGACCCGGGCATCAAGGCCGACGACCCGGACTACGCTGTCGCGCAAGACGGTATCGAGCGCGACATGTTCTGCCGGATGCCGGACGGCTCGCTAGCCACCGGTCCCGTCTGGCCCGGCCCCTGCTACTTCCCAGACTACACCCGTCCCGAGGCCCGCGCCTGGTGGGGCACGCTCCACCGCGACCTCGTCGAAATGGGCGTGGACGGGGTATGGAACGACATGAACGAGCCGGCCGTGTTCGACCCCGACAAGGAGGGCGAGGGCGATGTAGAGGAAGACGCCCTCACACTCCCCGACGAGATGCGGCACAGCTACGAGGGGCGCGGAGCCGACCACGCGACGATGCACAACGTCTACGGAATGCAGATGGTGCGGTCGACCTACGAGGGGCTCGCCCGCCTCCGCCCAGAGCGCCGCCCGTTCGTCATCACCCGCGCCGCCTATCCCGGCACGCAGCGCTATGCCACCGGCTGGACCGGCGACAACTCCTCGACGTGGGACCACCTGCTGCTCGCGCTTCAGCAGTGCCTCAGCCTCAACGCCTCCGGCTTCGCCTTCGCCGGAGCCGACGTGGGCGGCTTCGTCGGTGCTCCGTCGGGTGAACTCCTAGCGCGGTGGACCCAACTCGGCGCGCTCACGCCGCTCTTCCGCAACCATTCCGGCCTCGACACGCCGCCGCAGGAGCCGTGGGCGCTAGGCCCCGAGACCGAGCGCGTCTGCCGCGAAGCCATAGAGCTCCGGTACCGGCTGCTCCCGTACCTCTACACCGTGCTCCACCAGGCTGCGTCGGACGCGCTCCCGATCCTGCGTCCGCTCGCGCTGATGCACCCCGGCGACGTGGCCATCCGTCTGGAGAACCCCGCCGGGTTTTACGTCGGCGACCGGCTGCTGGCGTACCCGGTCCTGAACCAGGGGCAGGCGCATACCGACGTCTACCTCCCCGTCACGCCCGGCGGCTGGTTCGACTTCTGGACGGGAGCACGCCACGAAGGAGGCCAGACGCTCCGCGTCGAAACGCCTCTCGACGTGCTCCCGCTCTGGGTATGCGCCGGGAGCGTACTCCCGCTCGGTCCCGTCCGGCAGCACACAGGCGGGACGTTCGACACGCTCACGCTCCGGGTGTACCCCACCCGCGGCGCCTTCTCTGACGTGCTCTACGACGACGCCGGCGACGGGTGGGACTTCGAGCGCGGAGGGTTCTACCGCTGCACCTTCCACGGGACATGCGACGACGAGGGGGTCCGCATCACGTCCGGGACGGAGGGCACCTTCCCTGCTCCGTGGACCCGGTGGGCCGTCGAGGTCTTCGGCGTTACACCGGTCGAGGTCCTCGCCGACGGAGAGCCGGTCGAGTTCGAGCACGACGAGGTCTGCACGCGCTTCACCGTGCGACCGTCGCAGTCGTTCACCGTGCGGACCTAG
- the ugpC gene encoding sn-glycerol-3-phosphate ABC transporter ATP-binding protein UgpC: MARVRLDTVRKVYPNGYEAVHGASFEVRDGEFVVFVGPSGCGKSTLLRMIAGLEEITSGTLTIGDRAVNDLPPKDRDVAMVFQNYALYPHLTVYDNMAFGLKIRKFPKSEIDDRVREAARILGVDQVLDRKPKLLSGGQRQRVAVGRAIVRKPEVFLFDEPLSNLDAKLRVQMRTEISRLHSQLGATMIYVTHDQVEAMTMGDRIVVLKDGEVQQIDTPLRLYNRPANQFVAGFIGSPAMNFLSGRIEGAGDALSFVADETGLSVPLGAADAARLQSHAGTVTLGIRPEDLYAAEAPAGAASSRWTLDVVEPMGNEIVLYVHSGPHTAVARVAPQPVPEPGSEIGLALDAGKLHFFDRETERALTETEPVATA; the protein is encoded by the coding sequence ATGGCTAGAGTCCGACTCGACACCGTCCGCAAGGTCTACCCCAACGGCTACGAGGCCGTCCACGGCGCGTCGTTCGAGGTGCGGGACGGCGAGTTCGTCGTCTTCGTCGGGCCCTCCGGCTGCGGCAAGTCGACGCTGCTCCGGATGATCGCGGGGCTGGAGGAGATCACGAGCGGGACGCTCACGATCGGCGACCGGGCGGTGAACGACCTCCCGCCGAAGGACCGCGACGTGGCGATGGTCTTCCAGAACTACGCCCTCTACCCGCACCTCACGGTCTACGACAACATGGCCTTCGGGCTGAAGATCCGCAAGTTCCCGAAGTCCGAGATCGACGACCGCGTCCGCGAGGCGGCCCGCATCCTCGGCGTGGACCAGGTGCTCGACCGCAAGCCGAAGCTGCTCTCGGGCGGGCAGCGGCAGCGCGTCGCTGTCGGCCGCGCGATCGTCCGCAAGCCCGAGGTGTTCCTCTTCGACGAGCCGCTCTCGAACCTCGACGCCAAGCTGCGGGTCCAGATGCGGACCGAGATCTCGCGCCTCCATAGCCAGCTCGGCGCGACGATGATCTACGTCACCCACGACCAGGTCGAGGCGATGACGATGGGCGACCGGATCGTGGTGCTTAAAGACGGCGAGGTGCAGCAGATCGACACGCCGCTGCGCCTCTACAACCGCCCCGCCAACCAGTTCGTCGCAGGCTTTATCGGCAGCCCCGCCATGAACTTCCTCTCCGGCCGCATCGAAGGAGCGGGCGACGCGCTGTCGTTCGTTGCCGACGAGACGGGGCTGTCGGTCCCGCTCGGCGCGGCTGACGCGGCGCGACTGCAGTCGCATGCGGGCACGGTCACGCTCGGCATCCGCCCAGAAGACCTCTACGCCGCCGAAGCCCCCGCCGGGGCCGCTTCGAGCCGGTGGACCCTCGACGTGGTCGAGCCGATGGGGAACGAGATCGTGCTCTACGTCCACAGCGGCCCGCACACGGCCGTCGCCCGCGTCGCCCCGCAGCCGGTCCCCGAGCCGGGGTCCGAGATCGGCCTCGCGCTCGACGCGGGCAAGCTGCACTTCTTCGACCGCGAGACCGAGCGCGCCCTCACCGAGACCGAACCCGTCGCGACGGCCTGA
- a CDS encoding ring-cleaving dioxygenase, with protein MKPTVHGIHHVTVISGDAQENLDFYTKVMGMRLVKKSINQDAPDTYHLFYADAEGTPGTDLTFFPWAGLPRARPGVGQVVEVPLAVPVGSMTFWRDRLAEHGVETRDDEVRFEEHYVPFEDPHGLKLALVEVNGKRRFAPWNGSPVPAEHQVRGVHTACLWESSLGPTEALLTEVMGFEKVAEEGEWHRYGVSGSTSGALVDVRVLPDGPRGGRGAGGVHHVAWRVHDEDEERAVRHAVESAGLRPTPLIDRFWFKSVYFHEPGGVLFELATDGPGFARDEDAAHLGEVLILPPWMEEQRAQIEAGLPPLTH; from the coding sequence ATGAAACCCACTGTCCACGGCATCCACCACGTCACGGTCATCTCGGGGGACGCTCAGGAGAACCTCGACTTCTACACGAAGGTGATGGGGATGCGGCTCGTCAAGAAGTCGATCAACCAGGACGCGCCCGACACCTACCACCTGTTCTACGCCGACGCCGAGGGCACGCCCGGCACCGACCTCACGTTCTTCCCCTGGGCTGGGCTGCCGCGTGCCCGCCCCGGCGTGGGCCAAGTCGTCGAGGTCCCGCTCGCTGTCCCGGTCGGGAGCATGACGTTCTGGCGGGACCGCCTGGCGGAGCACGGAGTGGAGACCAGAGACGACGAGGTGCGCTTTGAGGAGCACTACGTGCCGTTCGAGGATCCGCACGGACTGAAGCTGGCGCTGGTGGAAGTAAACGGGAAGAGGCGTTTTGCGCCATGGAATGGCAGTCCGGTACCTGCGGAGCACCAGGTTCGCGGCGTGCATACGGCCTGCCTCTGGGAGTCGAGTCTTGGCCCAACCGAGGCCCTGCTTACCGAGGTGATGGGCTTCGAAAAGGTAGCGGAAGAAGGCGAGTGGCACCGGTACGGTGTAAGTGGGAGCACGTCGGGAGCACTTGTTGACGTGCGCGTGCTCCCAGACGGTCCGCGCGGCGGGCGGGGAGCCGGCGGGGTCCACCACGTCGCGTGGCGGGTCCACGACGAAGACGAAGAGCGCGCCGTCCGTCACGCCGTCGAGAGCGCCGGCCTGCGACCGACGCCGCTCATCGACCGGTTCTGGTTCAAGTCGGTCTACTTCCACGAGCCGGGCGGTGTCCTCTTCGAGCTTGCCACCGACGGCCCCGGCTTCGCCCGCGACGAGGACGCCGCGCACCTCGGCGAGGTGCTGATCCTGCCCCCATGGATGGAGGAGCAGCGGGCGCAGATCGAGGCCGGACTTCCACCTCTCACCCACTAA
- a CDS encoding sugar ABC transporter permease produces MSTRARNNLGGMVWAYAVLAVFAFVSVYPITRIITVSLRPGDRLLSTSLEFIPDGATLDNYRTLLFETPFLRWLFNSMLVSVVVTITGVALASTAGYALSRYKFRGRNSMLGGLLITQMFPATMLLLPLYVVLINLKLLDSYLGLVVIYSATALPFCVWQMKGYYDTIPPALEEAARIDGCTPWQAFYRVIFPLAAPALVITALFSFMTAWNEYVVANVVLQDTAMFTLPLGLKMFQNDMSTQWGLYAAGALLVSIPVVGLFLVLSRYLISGLTLGAVKG; encoded by the coding sequence GTGAGCACCCGCGCCCGCAATAACCTCGGCGGCATGGTCTGGGCCTACGCGGTCCTCGCCGTCTTCGCGTTCGTCTCGGTCTACCCGATCACGCGCATCATCACGGTCAGCCTCCGTCCCGGTGACCGGCTGCTCTCGACGTCCCTCGAGTTCATCCCCGACGGCGCGACGCTCGACAACTACCGCACCCTCCTCTTCGAGACGCCGTTTCTGCGGTGGCTCTTCAACTCGATGCTGGTCTCGGTCGTCGTCACCATCACCGGCGTCGCCCTCGCCTCGACGGCGGGGTATGCGCTCAGCCGGTACAAATTCCGGGGCCGCAACTCGATGCTCGGCGGGCTGCTCATCACGCAGATGTTTCCGGCGACGATGCTGCTGCTCCCGCTCTACGTCGTGCTGATCAACCTCAAGCTGCTCGACTCCTACCTCGGCCTCGTCGTCATCTATTCGGCGACGGCGCTGCCGTTTTGCGTGTGGCAGATGAAGGGGTACTACGACACGATCCCGCCCGCACTCGAAGAGGCCGCGCGGATCGACGGGTGCACGCCGTGGCAGGCGTTCTACCGGGTAATCTTCCCGCTCGCCGCCCCCGCGCTCGTCATCACCGCCCTGTTCTCGTTCATGACGGCGTGGAATGAGTACGTCGTGGCGAACGTGGTGCTGCAGGACACGGCGATGTTCACGCTCCCGCTCGGGCTGAAGATGTTCCAGAACGACATGTCGACGCAGTGGGGGCTCTACGCCGCCGGGGCGCTCTTGGTCTCGATCCCGGTCGTCGGCCTCTTCCTCGTCCTCAGCCGGTACCTTATCTCGGGCCTCACGCTCGGGGCCGTTAAGGGGTAG
- a CDS encoding DUF5996 family protein: protein MSDSVWPTLPPLEHWQDTCATVHLWTQVVGKVRLALGPRINHWWGTALYVTPRGLTTSPMPYTAGTVQVDFDLLNHDLLVETSNGEQASFGLEPMPVAAFYEKAMGALREVGVDVTVWPVPVELEEVIPFPDDTTHASYNAETVQAFHRALVQADRVFTAFRARFLGKSSPSHFFWGAFDLAVTRFSGRTAPPHPGGYPNVADWVMEEAYSHEVSSAGFWPGTGLGEAAFYAYAYPTPEGFADRKAEPDAAYFHKDLGEFVLPYEAVRSASDPDAALMAFLQSTYEASADLADWDRKALERA from the coding sequence ATGTCTGACTCCGTCTGGCCCACGCTGCCACCGCTGGAACACTGGCAGGACACCTGTGCTACGGTCCACCTGTGGACGCAGGTCGTCGGCAAGGTGCGCCTCGCGCTCGGCCCGCGCATCAACCACTGGTGGGGCACGGCGCTCTACGTCACCCCGCGCGGCCTCACTACGTCGCCGATGCCCTACACAGCGGGCACCGTGCAGGTCGACTTCGACCTCCTCAACCACGACCTTCTTGTTGAGACCTCAAACGGCGAGCAGGCGTCGTTTGGACTAGAGCCGATGCCGGTCGCAGCATTCTACGAGAAGGCGATGGGAGCGCTCCGCGAGGTCGGGGTCGACGTGACCGTCTGGCCGGTACCGGTCGAGTTGGAAGAGGTGATTCCGTTCCCCGACGACACGACGCACGCGAGCTACAACGCCGAGACGGTGCAGGCGTTTCACCGTGCTCTCGTGCAGGCGGACCGCGTGTTCACGGCGTTCCGCGCCCGATTCCTCGGCAAGAGCAGCCCTTCGCACTTCTTCTGGGGCGCGTTCGACCTCGCCGTGACGCGGTTCTCTGGCCGGACGGCGCCGCCGCACCCGGGCGGCTACCCGAACGTCGCCGACTGGGTAATGGAAGAGGCCTACTCGCACGAAGTGTCGAGCGCCGGGTTCTGGCCCGGCACGGGGCTCGGCGAGGCCGCGTTCTACGCGTATGCCTACCCGACTCCCGAGGGCTTCGCGGACCGCAAGGCTGAGCCGGACGCGGCCTACTTCCACAAGGACCTCGGCGAGTTCGTCTTGCCGTACGAGGCCGTGCGATCAGCCTCCGACCCGGACGCGGCCCTGATGGCCTTTCTCCAGAGCACCTACGAAGCCTCCGCCGACCTCGCCGACTGGGACCGCAAAGCGCTGGAGCGAGCCTAG
- a CDS encoding four helix bundle protein: MATIKSFRDLDVYRMSLRQARAIFDATKAFPSEERYSLTDQIRRSSRAVGAMLAEAWARRRYPAAFVNKINEALGEAMETQAWLDHARLCSYLDDEQYHDLDDAWQRIGGKLRRMEQRADTFCTPTVK; the protein is encoded by the coding sequence ATGGCAACGATTAAGAGCTTCCGAGACCTTGATGTTTACAGGATGAGTCTGCGGCAGGCAAGAGCGATTTTTGACGCAACGAAGGCGTTCCCGTCCGAGGAGAGGTATTCGCTGACCGATCAGATCCGCCGCTCGTCGCGGGCGGTCGGGGCGATGCTGGCCGAGGCGTGGGCGCGGCGGCGGTATCCGGCGGCGTTCGTGAACAAGATCAACGAAGCGCTCGGCGAGGCAATGGAGACGCAGGCGTGGCTCGACCACGCGCGCCTGTGCAGTTATCTCGACGACGAGCAGTATCACGACCTGGACGACGCGTGGCAGCGGATCGGAGGCAAGCTTCGCCGCATGGAACAGCGCGCCGACACCTTCTGCACCCCAACGGTGAAGTGA
- a CDS encoding extracellular solute-binding protein, whose translation MLALILILAAGCGPEDTRTQLRIWHQKTGAERDFFNERIADYNAAHPGLNVEALYRETEELRRLFVVGSVGGQGPDLIFGPADNVGILALTETIRPLGEVLPDSILARFTDEGVVRWSPDASGEGTPWLLADQIGNHLVLVHNKALLPEPPATMDEYVEMLQASTVDEDGDGRPDTYGLTWNYREPFFFIPFLTGFGGWVMDEDGTPTLDNEATVRAIRFVLDLRDRYQVIPGESDYEVSETLFKEGRAASIINGPWAWAGYGDSGVDYGIAPLPLVTETGAWAAPMIAAKGYSVNANVPDAKLPVVRDLLLYLTGTEVQRAMAEELATIPTLRTVRNSNAVANNPELQASLAAAEKGRAMPIAPQMRQVWDGMRGPYQLVMNGAVTPEEGARLMQENVEKLIADTFL comes from the coding sequence GTGCTAGCTCTCATTCTGATCCTAGCGGCAGGGTGCGGACCCGAGGACACGCGGACGCAGCTTCGCATCTGGCACCAGAAGACCGGAGCCGAGCGCGACTTCTTCAACGAACGCATCGCCGACTACAACGCGGCCCACCCCGGCCTCAACGTCGAGGCCCTCTACCGCGAGACCGAAGAGCTGCGCCGCCTCTTCGTCGTCGGCTCGGTCGGCGGGCAGGGGCCGGACCTGATCTTCGGGCCGGCGGACAACGTCGGCATCCTCGCCCTCACCGAGACCATCAGGCCGCTGGGCGAAGTGCTGCCCGACAGCATCCTCGCCCGGTTCACCGACGAGGGCGTCGTCCGGTGGTCGCCTGACGCCTCGGGCGAGGGCACGCCCTGGCTCCTCGCCGACCAGATCGGCAACCACCTCGTCCTCGTCCACAACAAGGCGCTCCTCCCCGAGCCGCCCGCGACGATGGACGAGTACGTCGAGATGCTCCAGGCCAGCACGGTCGACGAGGACGGCGACGGGCGGCCCGACACCTATGGGCTGACGTGGAACTACCGCGAGCCGTTCTTCTTCATCCCCTTCCTCACCGGCTTCGGCGGGTGGGTGATGGACGAGGACGGCACCCCGACGCTCGACAACGAGGCCACCGTCCGCGCCATCCGCTTCGTGCTCGACCTCCGCGACCGCTACCAGGTGATTCCGGGCGAGAGCGACTACGAGGTCTCCGAGACGCTCTTCAAGGAGGGCCGCGCCGCGAGCATCATCAACGGCCCCTGGGCCTGGGCCGGCTACGGCGACTCCGGGGTCGACTACGGCATCGCCCCGCTCCCGCTCGTGACTGAGACCGGTGCCTGGGCCGCCCCGATGATCGCGGCCAAAGGCTACTCGGTCAACGCCAACGTCCCGGACGCAAAGCTGCCCGTCGTGCGCGACCTGCTGCTCTACCTCACCGGTACCGAGGTGCAACGGGCGATGGCCGAGGAGCTTGCTACGATCCCGACGCTCCGCACCGTCCGCAACAGCAACGCCGTAGCGAACAACCCCGAGCTTCAGGCCTCGCTCGCTGCCGCCGAGAAAGGCCGGGCGATGCCGATTGCGCCGCAGATGCGCCAGGTGTGGGACGGGATGCGCGGCCCCTACCAGCTCGTGATGAACGGGGCCGTGACGCCCGAAGAGGGCGCGCGGCTGATGCAGGAGAACGTCGAAAAACTCATCGCCGACACGTTTTTGTAG